The Acidimicrobiales bacterium genome includes a window with the following:
- a CDS encoding FAD-dependent oxidoreductase gives MAVRFVIVGGGPAGNTAATVAARMGADVTLIERDVVGGAAHLWDCIPSKAMIATAGAMGFIDRSRGMGLADTSVSLDVDALKSRIGGIEARLESNVVQLLSSQGVRMVKGTGSLLDPHHVAVTTAEGTQTIEADAILVSTGSRPRIPEWADVDGERVLTTRHAYPPAELPAHLVVIGSGVTGVEFVHMFSSLGSRVTLIVSRQQVLPQKDPEVAAALESELLNRGVRLFKGARAQALDRTAEGVAVRCDDGRVASGSHALLAIGSIPNSDGLGLDLAGVKVDDGGYVTIDHHCVTSVPHIYAAGDLSGKLPLSSVASMQGRKIAERVMGLQTRGHRHLDYDKAASAIFTEPEIADVGMAEADAFAEGRKIRVTKVPFSASAKALINDDPRGFVKILSDPATGVVLGGSIVGTQAAELISIIAVAVTNGLRVTDIVDSLLVHPSLSEALAEAAE, from the coding sequence ATGGCCGTGCGCTTCGTGATCGTGGGCGGGGGGCCCGCAGGTAACACCGCTGCAACCGTCGCCGCCCGCATGGGCGCGGACGTCACGCTGATCGAGCGCGACGTCGTCGGTGGCGCCGCGCACCTGTGGGACTGCATCCCCTCCAAGGCGATGATCGCCACGGCCGGAGCGATGGGCTTCATCGACCGCAGCCGCGGCATGGGGCTGGCCGACACGTCGGTCAGCCTCGACGTCGACGCCCTGAAGTCTCGCATCGGCGGGATCGAGGCCCGGCTCGAGTCGAACGTGGTGCAGCTGCTGTCGAGCCAGGGCGTGCGCATGGTGAAGGGGACGGGCTCGCTGCTCGACCCCCACCACGTGGCCGTCACCACCGCCGAGGGCACGCAGACGATCGAGGCCGACGCCATCCTGGTGTCGACCGGCAGCCGCCCCCGCATCCCCGAGTGGGCCGACGTCGACGGCGAACGGGTGCTCACCACCCGCCACGCCTACCCGCCGGCCGAGTTGCCGGCGCACCTGGTGGTCATCGGCTCGGGCGTCACCGGCGTGGAGTTCGTCCACATGTTCTCGTCGCTGGGCAGCCGGGTGACGCTCATCGTCAGCCGCCAGCAGGTGCTCCCCCAGAAGGACCCGGAGGTGGCCGCGGCGCTGGAGTCGGAGCTGCTCAACCGGGGTGTGCGCCTGTTCAAGGGCGCCCGGGCGCAGGCTCTCGACCGCACGGCCGAGGGGGTGGCGGTGCGCTGCGACGACGGCCGGGTGGCCTCCGGCAGCCATGCCCTGCTGGCCATCGGGTCGATCCCGAACAGCGACGGGCTCGGGCTCGACCTGGCGGGCGTGAAGGTCGACGACGGCGGCTACGTCACCATCGACCACCACTGCGTCACGTCGGTGCCCCACATCTACGCGGCCGGCGACCTGTCGGGGAAGCTGCCGCTGTCCTCGGTGGCGTCGATGCAGGGCCGCAAGATCGCCGAGCGGGTGATGGGCCTGCAGACCCGGGGCCACCGCCACCTCGACTACGACAAGGCGGCCTCCGCCATCTTCACCGAGCCCGAGATCGCGGATGTCGGTATGGCCGAGGCCGACGCCTTCGCCGAGGGCCGCAAGATCCGGGTGACCAAGGTGCCGTTCTCGGCGTCGGCCAAGGCCCTGATCAACGACGACCCCCGGGGCTTCGTGAAGATCCTGTCCGACCCGGCCACCGGCGTGGTGCTGGGCGGGTCGATCGTGGGGACCCAGGCGGCGGAGCTGATCTCGATCATCGCGGTGGCGGTCACGAACGGCCTGCGGGTGACCGACATCGTCGACAGCCTCCTGGTGCACCCCTCGCTCTCCGAGGCCCTGGCCGAAGCCGCCGAGTGA
- a CDS encoding MauE/DoxX family redox-associated membrane protein → MIAGVVGAAALLLVIAGAGKVVDPTRTVGALRAVGWPASGLLVRAGAVGETLLGAATLTYGGRVLPLLVAASYLGFALFVMTALRAGTPVATCGCLTRADTPPSVTHVVVNGLLAAGAVAAGATDAPALLDASWPAWVVAGALTAYVVLAFLAAAPGRTQQDERRAAGGVPPQA, encoded by the coding sequence GTGATCGCGGGGGTCGTCGGCGCCGCCGCGCTGCTCCTGGTGATCGCCGGGGCGGGGAAGGTGGTCGACCCGACGCGCACGGTCGGGGCGCTGCGGGCGGTCGGGTGGCCGGCGTCGGGGCTGCTGGTGCGGGCCGGGGCGGTGGGGGAGACGCTGCTGGGCGCGGCGACGCTGACCTACGGCGGGCGGGTGCTGCCGTTGCTGGTGGCCGCCAGCTACCTGGGCTTCGCCCTGTTCGTGATGACGGCGCTGCGGGCGGGCACCCCGGTGGCGACCTGCGGCTGCCTCACCCGGGCCGACACCCCGCCCAGCGTCACCCACGTCGTCGTGAACGGCCTGCTCGCCGCCGGTGCGGTCGCGGCGGGAGCGACCGACGCACCCGCCCTCCTGGACGCCTCCTGGCCGGCGTGGGTGGTCGCCGGGGCGCTCACGGCCTACGTCGTGCTGGCGTTCCTGGCCGCCGCGCCGGGTAGAACGCAACAGGATGAGCGACGAGCCGCTGGCGGAGTACCGCCGCAAGCGTGA
- a CDS encoding DNA polymerase ligase N-terminal domain-containing protein, producing MSDEPLAEYRRKRDFTATPEPEGAVPTPDPATGEPRRFTVHQHDATRLHWDLRLENDGVLWSFAIPRGIPWDPGRNGLAVHTEDHPMEYLGFEGDIPSGTYGAGHMFVWDSGTYDLLEHEDRKLMIDLHGERVRGRYALFQTRGDRDWMIHRMDPQPDPDWRWPPEVVAPMRAEPGEPVAGDEWAWEVRLSGLRVMTTLLAGAVRMHDAGGNDVGDRFVDVRRIGRATGSVEAVLDGVVVGEPDHLARRFKGRPMSGERASTSAPVKLMVFDLVWLDGYPRFEAPWEDRRADLEALELDGPAWSTATAHRGDGLALVEAAGQHGVAGLVGKRRDAPYRPGRTSPDWIDVAL from the coding sequence ATGAGCGACGAGCCGCTGGCGGAGTACCGCCGCAAGCGTGACTTCACGGCGACGCCGGAGCCGGAAGGAGCCGTGCCCACGCCGGACCCGGCGACCGGCGAGCCCCGCCGCTTCACCGTCCACCAGCACGACGCCACCCGCCTCCACTGGGACCTCCGCCTGGAGAACGACGGGGTCCTGTGGTCGTTCGCCATCCCCCGGGGCATCCCCTGGGACCCGGGCCGCAACGGCCTGGCGGTCCACACCGAGGACCACCCGATGGAGTACCTCGGCTTCGAGGGCGACATACCGTCGGGCACGTACGGCGCCGGCCACATGTTCGTCTGGGACTCCGGCACCTACGACCTGCTGGAGCACGAGGACCGCAAGCTGATGATCGACCTCCACGGCGAACGGGTGCGGGGCCGCTACGCCCTGTTCCAGACCCGGGGCGACCGCGACTGGATGATCCACCGCATGGACCCCCAGCCCGACCCCGACTGGCGCTGGCCGCCGGAGGTCGTCGCCCCGATGCGGGCCGAGCCGGGCGAGCCCGTCGCCGGCGACGAGTGGGCCTGGGAGGTGCGGCTGTCCGGTCTGCGGGTGATGACGACGCTGCTGGCGGGCGCGGTGCGGATGCACGACGCCGGGGGCAACGACGTGGGCGACCGGTTCGTCGACGTGCGGCGGATCGGCCGGGCCACCGGGTCGGTGGAGGCGGTGCTCGACGGCGTGGTGGTCGGCGAGCCCGACCACCTGGCCCGCCGGTTCAAGGGGCGGCCCATGAGCGGTGAGCGGGCGTCGACCAGCGCGCCCGTGAAGCTCATGGTGTTCGACCTGGTGTGGCTCGACGGCTACCCCCGGTTCGAGGCCCCCTGGGAGGACCGCCGGGCCGACCTGGAGGCGCTGGAGCTCGACGGGCCGGCCTGGTCCACCGCCACCGCCCACCGCGGCGACGGCCTGGCCCTGGTCGAGGCCGCGGGGCAGCACGGGGTCGCCGGCCTGGTCGGCAAGCGGCGCGACG